In Acidobacteriota bacterium, one genomic interval encodes:
- a CDS encoding FeoA domain-containing protein codes for MKHLTLLEAPDFKLLKVKEIRGGKGLLRRLFSLGIHEGDLIKKDQSGIFGGPVLLRNITSNIKVAIGRGIASKIIVEISDEQRKNT; via the coding sequence ATGAAACATCTTACTCTACTTGAAGCACCTGATTTTAAATTGCTTAAAGTTAAAGAAATTAGAGGAGGGAAGGGTCTTTTAAGAAGACTTTTCTCCTTGGGCATTCATGAGGGTGATTTGATTAAAAAAGATCAATCTGGAATATTTGGAGGACCGGTGCTTTTAAGAAATATTACCAGTAACATAAAAGTAGCGATTGGAAGAGGAATTGCCTCCAAGATAATTGTAGAAATATCTGATGAACAAAGAAAAAATACCTAA
- the feoB gene encoding ferrous iron transport protein B translates to MNKEKIPKIVLIGQPNSGKSTLFNSIAGFKSKVSNFPGTTVKFTYSVVNIKGRLFEIVDLPGTYSLHPSDRAEEEVIKYLLYNDIDLIVDVIDASVLSRSLDLTLELKELKVPFVIALNLIDDAERKGILIDYKKLEEKIGAPVVPTIALYGKGVRELLQKVFETYLFPEKKDFLFFTTHINEMLDKVKKQLNFPNLTQRLRYPKRFFLIELLEGNEVIEKEILSQCKELEDSIVSIREEILSKEGDTFLEIISSQRHNISMKIAESSTSIKHGRKITIDDYIDKFLMHPVFGYVFLLFIFIGFFFFVVKIGSFLEELLIIPFDAVRAVIQESINISILRYVLDGAFQGLGGGIAIVIPYLLPLTFLMSLLEDSGYLSRAAFLMDTFMHKIGLHGKSIPPFILGYGCNVPAVMSTRILESERDRIVTSLLIPFIPCSARITIISAIVAFYLGPFYALGLYIFSIFLIGIIGKILMTLFPSSTPGLTLEIPTYKLPSPKITFQKAFLQIKFFINHALPILIIGSIVLSVFQWINADSLINSIFTPLTSGVLGLPSAVGTTIIFGFFRKELTLIMLLQALGISFNNISDVLNSSQLFTFTIFVTFYIPCLSTFVVMWKELGKRIALISALISTAVATLLGFLSKMAFKYFS, encoded by the coding sequence ATGAACAAAGAAAAAATACCTAAAATTGTCCTGATAGGCCAGCCCAATAGCGGAAAAAGCACCCTATTTAATTCAATCGCAGGCTTTAAATCAAAAGTTTCAAATTTTCCTGGAACTACTGTTAAATTTACTTATAGCGTAGTAAACATCAAAGGAAGATTGTTTGAAATAGTAGATCTTCCAGGAACATATTCTTTGCATCCATCAGATAGAGCAGAAGAAGAAGTAATTAAATACCTTCTTTACAATGATATTGACCTTATTGTTGATGTAATCGATGCTTCTGTTCTTTCAAGAAGTCTCGATTTAACCCTTGAATTAAAGGAATTAAAAGTTCCTTTTGTGATTGCCCTTAATTTGATTGATGATGCTGAAAGAAAGGGCATTCTGATAGATTATAAAAAACTTGAAGAAAAAATAGGAGCTCCTGTAGTTCCCACTATTGCGTTGTATGGGAAAGGTGTAAGAGAATTACTCCAAAAAGTTTTTGAGACCTATTTATTTCCTGAAAAAAAAGATTTTCTTTTTTTTACTACTCATATAAATGAAATGCTTGATAAAGTCAAGAAGCAGCTAAATTTTCCTAATTTAACCCAAAGATTAAGATATCCTAAAAGATTTTTCTTAATAGAATTGCTTGAGGGAAATGAAGTAATAGAGAAAGAAATTTTAAGTCAATGTAAAGAATTAGAAGACTCAATCGTTTCAATAAGAGAAGAAATCCTTTCGAAGGAGGGTGATACATTCTTAGAAATAATATCTTCCCAGAGGCATAACATCTCAATGAAAATAGCTGAAAGTTCAACTTCAATTAAACATGGAAGAAAAATAACAATTGATGATTATATCGATAAGTTTTTGATGCATCCTGTTTTCGGCTATGTATTTCTTTTATTTATTTTTATTGGGTTTTTCTTTTTTGTAGTAAAAATTGGATCTTTTCTTGAAGAATTATTAATAATTCCCTTTGATGCCGTTAGAGCAGTTATTCAGGAGAGTATCAATATTTCTATTTTAAGGTATGTACTGGATGGAGCATTTCAAGGGCTTGGAGGAGGAATTGCTATAGTAATACCCTATTTACTGCCATTAACATTTTTGATGTCTCTGCTTGAAGATTCTGGATATCTTTCAAGAGCTGCATTTTTAATGGATACTTTTATGCATAAAATTGGACTTCATGGAAAGTCAATCCCTCCGTTTATCTTAGGATATGGCTGTAATGTTCCTGCTGTTATGTCCACAAGAATACTTGAATCAGAAAGGGATAGAATTGTTACTTCGCTGTTAATTCCTTTTATCCCGTGTTCTGCAAGGATTACAATAATATCCGCTATTGTAGCTTTTTATTTAGGTCCATTCTATGCTCTGGGATTATATATTTTTTCAATATTTTTGATCGGAATTATAGGAAAGATTTTAATGACTCTATTTCCTTCATCCACTCCTGGACTGACTCTGGAGATTCCCACCTACAAATTACCTTCGCCAAAAATCACTTTCCAGAAGGCATTTCTGCAGATTAAATTTTTTATTAATCATGCGCTTCCTATATTAATAATCGGAAGTATTGTGCTGAGTGTATTTCAATGGATTAATGCAGATAGTTTAATTAATTCTATATTCACGCCCCTTACCTCAGGTGTTCTGGGGCTTCCTTCCGCAGTTGGAACTACAATAATATTCGGCTTTTTTAGAAAAGAACTTACATTGATAATGTTATTACAAGCGCTCGGTATCTCGTTCAATAATATATCAGATGTATTAAATAGTTCTCAGCTCTTTACTTTTACCATTTTTGTAACATTTTATATTCCATGTCTTTCCACTTTTGTAGTTATGTGGAAGGAGCTTGGAAAGAGAATCGCTTTAATTTCTGCTTTAATTAGCACTGCAGTTGCTACACTTTTGGGATTCTTATCAAAGATGGCATTCAAATATTTTTCTTGA